A window of Pseudomonadales bacterium contains these coding sequences:
- the nifA gene encoding nif-specific transcriptional activator NifA → MGNVARSRHEAVASQLLAIYEISKVLGSSLDTEKSLRGVLNILSAHLRMRRGMVCLRQPSGGFYIAGAPDLTSQEIERGKYRSGEGVIGQIIKSGMPIVVPDIRLEPRFLNRTESRDFSADQVIAFLGVPIQAGNELLGALAVDRETEDALSTTHFERDIRFLKMVANLVGQMIRLHRNIAAEREELLVERSRLQKELRGKYSLDSVIGQSRRMQEVFAEVHQVAPSRATVLLRGESGTGKEVIARAIHYLSPRKDKPFIRVNCAALTESLLESELFGHEKGAFTGATSDRKGRFELADGGTLFLDEIGEVSPAFQSKLLRVLQEREFERVGGNRPIHVDVRIITATNRNLEEAVSNKEFRADLYYRINVVTLALPALRERREDIPLLAAFFLDKFNRENQRKLTLSAEAVQILLTCNWPGNVRELENCIERTATMTRGTLVQNLDLPCQQGKCFSMLLQIPGNQPLPQPSSDEPQWRAPALAEFSDEAADSSERDRLIQAMEQSGWVQAKAARLLNLTPRQIGYALKKHQIPLKHL, encoded by the coding sequence ATGGGCAACGTTGCCAGAAGCAGGCATGAGGCGGTGGCCAGCCAACTGCTGGCCATCTACGAAATCAGCAAGGTGCTCGGCTCCTCCCTCGACACCGAAAAGAGCCTGCGCGGGGTGCTGAACATTCTGAGCGCCCACCTGCGGATGCGCCGTGGCATGGTCTGTCTGCGCCAACCCTCCGGCGGTTTTTACATCGCCGGCGCGCCCGATCTGACCAGTCAGGAGATCGAACGGGGCAAATACCGCAGCGGCGAGGGGGTGATCGGCCAGATTATCAAAAGCGGCATGCCGATCGTCGTGCCCGACATCCGCCTGGAGCCACGCTTTCTCAACCGCACCGAATCACGCGACTTTTCCGCCGATCAGGTGATCGCCTTTCTGGGTGTGCCGATCCAGGCCGGCAATGAACTGCTCGGCGCCCTTGCGGTCGACCGCGAAACGGAAGATGCCCTCAGCACCACCCATTTCGAACGGGACATCCGCTTTCTGAAGATGGTGGCCAATCTGGTCGGCCAGATGATCCGGCTGCATCGCAACATCGCCGCCGAACGCGAAGAGCTGCTGGTCGAGAGGAGTCGCCTGCAGAAGGAGCTGCGCGGCAAGTACAGCCTCGACAGCGTGATTGGCCAAAGCAGGCGGATGCAGGAGGTGTTCGCCGAGGTGCATCAGGTGGCGCCGAGTCGGGCCACGGTGCTGCTGCGCGGCGAGAGTGGCACCGGCAAGGAGGTGATCGCCCGGGCGATCCACTATCTGAGCCCGCGCAAGGACAAACCCTTCATCCGCGTCAACTGCGCCGCACTGACCGAGTCGCTGCTCGAATCGGAGCTGTTCGGCCATGAGAAAGGCGCCTTCACCGGCGCCACCAGCGACCGCAAAGGGCGGTTTGAACTGGCCGATGGCGGCACGCTGTTTCTCGATGAGATCGGCGAGGTCTCCCCGGCCTTTCAGAGCAAGCTGCTGCGGGTGCTGCAGGAGCGCGAGTTCGAACGGGTCGGTGGCAACCGGCCGATCCATGTCGATGTGCGGATCATCACGGCCACCAACCGGAATCTGGAAGAGGCGGTATCGAACAAGGAGTTCCGGGCCGACCTCTACTACCGCATCAATGTGGTCACACTCGCGCTGCCGGCCCTGCGCGAGCGGCGCGAAGACATTCCGCTGCTGGCGGCATTCTTTCTGGACAAGTTCAACCGCGAAAACCAGCGCAAGCTGACCTTATCGGCCGAAGCGGTGCAGATCCTGCTCACCTGCAACTGGCCCGGCAATGTGCGGGAGCTGGAGAACTGCATCGAGCGCACCGCCACCATGACCCGTGGCACCCTGGTGCAAAACCTCGACCTGCCGTGCCAGCAGGGCAAATGCTTCTCGATGCTGTTGCAGATTCCCGGCAACCAGCCTCTGCCGCAGCCATCGAGCGACGAGCCGCAGTGGCGCGCGCCCGCGCTTGCAGAGTTCAGTGACGAGGCCGCAGACAGCTCCGAGCGTGACCGGCTGATTCAGGCCATGGAGCAGTCCGGTTGGGTCCAGGCCAAGGCGGCACGGCTGCTCAACCTCACGCCACGCCAGATCGGCTACGCCTTGAAGAAGCATCAGATTCCACTCAAGCATCTGTAG